A single Cannabis sativa cultivar Pink pepper isolate KNU-18-1 chromosome 7, ASM2916894v1, whole genome shotgun sequence DNA region contains:
- the LOC115697054 gene encoding B3 domain-containing transcription factor VRN1-like, producing the protein MASFKFVRVVGSEHSKIQLVLPVKFVELYRDSLASFASLVLPCGHTWKIGLVRRDNKIFLQKKWPKFVQHYGIITNRYLLIFDYRGNSKFDVSITDESSCEIDYSHFPFHSDGKKNGKAPVICLASSEELSSYSDSDLDSNSACKGKSKISEEIEDDTPKKMKQRKKRYEGPYNMYKDTNAYKEASKVYSRNPLFKRIIRVKGKRRYNLRLPDSFVESHLGSKTQFISLKVGTKKWDVKLLNCKSGFFFSKGWAAFLDANSVNTGDACVFEFLSRKPALLKVSIIKNIVSSY; encoded by the exons ATGGCTAGCTTTAAATTTGTCAGGGTTGTTGGGAGTGAACACTCAAAGATTCAACTG GTTCTTCCAGTCAAGTTTGTAGAGTTGTATAGAGATTCATTGGCCAGTTTTGCATCCCTTGTTCTTCCATGTGGCCATACATGGAAGATTGGTTTGGTTAGACGTGATAACAAGATATTTCTACAAAAAAAGTGGCCAAAATTTGTTCAACATTACGGGATAATTACAAATAGATATCTACTGATATTTGATTATAGAGGGAATTCAAAGTTTGATGTTTCCATAACAGATGAAAGTTCATGCGAGATTGATTACAGTCACTTTCCTTTCCATTCTGATGGGAAGAAGAATGGCAAAGCACCTGTGATTTGTCTAGCATCAAGCGAGGAGCTCTCTTCTTATTCAGATTCTGACTTGGATTCTAACTCGGCCTGTAAAG GCAAGTCCAAAATTAGTGAAGAAATTGAAGATGACACACCAAAGAAGATGAAGCAGAGGAAGAAGAGGTATGAAGGGCCATACAATATGTACAAAGATACTAATGCTTACAAAGAAGCTAGCAAAGTCTATTCAAGAAATCCTTTATTCAAAAGAATTATAAGAGTTAAAGGCAAACGTCGTTATAATCTG CGTCTACCAGATAGTTTCGTTGAGAGTCATCTTGGATCAAAGACTCAGTTCATATCTCTTAAAGTTGGGACTAAGAAATGGGATGTGAAACTTCTAAATTGCAAGAGTGGCTTCTTTTTCTCCAAGGGATGGGCTGCCTTTCTAGACGCTAACTCTGTAAACACTGGAGATGCATGTGTTTTCGAGTTTCTGTCAAGGAAGCCAGCCTTGCTCAAAGTCtccattattaaaaatatagtgAGTTCTTATTGA
- the LOC115697043 gene encoding probable purine permease 11 codes for MYNTESNSKVPTLANKEKKSKTQEIACSLSESNPLLNPLFLPNHSPPFNPQNLPSSSFNSTSLQPFNDMPDNQGPILSKDEPSPPQLQFAKLKRWQWWFLVAINIAFLLVGQAAAVLLGRFYYDQGGNSKWLATLVQTAAFPLLFIPLFLLSSSSRYPSSTFTAPSIKVLASIYFLLGILIAGDNMLYSIGLLYLSASTYSLICATQLAFNAVFSYFINSQKFTALILNSVVVLSLSAALIAVNDDSGGPAGVLRSKYIIGFICTLAASAIYSLLLSLMQLSFQKVLKRETFSVVLEMQIYTSLVATCAALVGLFASGEWKTLHGEMQGFGKGGFAYVNTLVWIAVAWQVCSVGVVGLIFVVSSLFSNVISTLSLAVTPIASVIIFHDAMNGVKIVAMLMAIWGFSSYIYQNYLDDSKARKTRSSVSETRNDSVC; via the exons ATGTATAATACAGAATCCAATTCAAAAGTGCCAACTTTagcaaacaaagaaaaaaaatcaaagaccCAAGAAATCGCTTGTTCGTTAAGTGAATCGAATCCTCTCTTAAACCCTCTCTTCCTTCCCAATCATTCTCCACCATTCAACCCCCAAAACCtaccttcttcttccttcaattccACATCTCTACAACCTTTCAACGACATGCCAG ATAATCAAGGGCCAATCTTATCCAAAGATGAACCTTCACCGCCACAGTTACAATTTGCTAAACTTAAGCGCTGGCAATGGTGGTTTTTGGTAGCGATCAACATAGCATTCCTTCTGGTTGGTCAGGCAGCTGCTGTTTTACTTGGTCGATTTTATTATGACCAAGGTGGTAATAGTAAATGGTTGGCTACTTTAGTCCAAACTGCAGCCTTTCCACTCCTCTTTATCccgctttttcttctttcttcttcttctcgatATCCTTCATCCACTTTTACTGCACCTTCCATTAAAGTACTTGCCTCTATTTACTTCTTGCTTGGAATTCTTATAGCTGGTGACAATATGTTATATTCCATTGGACTCTTATATCTCTCAGCCTCTACTTACTCCCTCATTTGTGCAACCCAATTAGCTTTCAACGCTGTATTCTCGTACTTCATCAATTCTCAGAAATTCACTGCCTTGATTCTTAATTCCGTGGTTGTCCTATCACTATCTGCAGCCCTCATTGCTGTCAATGACGACTCTGGTGGACCAGCAGGAGTTTTGAGGTCAAAGTACATCATCGGTTTCATTTGCACACTTGCAGCTTCTGCAATATACTCTCTTTTACTTTCTCTAATGCAACTCTCATTCCAAAAAGTTCTAAAACGGGAAACCTTCTCTGTAGTACTGGAAATGCAAATCTATACATCATTGGTAGCCACTTGTGCTGCTCTCGTTGGTCTTTTCGCGAGCGGGGAGTGGAAGACTTTGCATGGAGAAATGCAGGGTTTTGGTAAAGGAGGATTTGCTTATGTGAATACTTTGGTTTGGATAGCTGTGGCTTGGCAAGTTTGCTCGGTTGGTGTCGTTGGACTGATATTTGTGGTATCTTCTCTCTTCTCCAATGTTATTAGCACTCTCTCTTTGGCTGTCACCCCAATTGCTTCTGTGATAATTTTTCATGACGCGATGAATGGCGTTAAGATAGTTGCTATGCTTATGGCGATATGGGGTTTCTCCTCTTACATTTACCAGAACTATCTTGATGATTCTAAGGCAAGAAAAACACGAAGTAGCGTTTCTGAAACCCGAAATGATTCTGTatgttaa
- the LOC115697052 gene encoding leucine-rich repeat extensin-like protein 1, with translation MASSRPPPAKPLDLELTIVSAKHLKNVNWKNGGDLKPYAVFWVDPDRRLATKSDDSGSTQPVWNERFTLPLTASLHDSFLTLEIFHSKPSETPKPLVGTLRVPIKDLPDPNDSTQIRTFVLTRPSGRPQGKIRIKLAVRERPLPPDYHITHQPNYFYSSAPLPPPPNPTRDYRGYSPSPYSSPAPAQAPSPTPSPPPPPYHYTSYPDAYSGYYPGYYSSAPPPPMPPRPFFDRPMSYGGPSGPSAPVDYSPYDQKPKTGKMGLGTGLAVGAVAGALGGIALEEGLKYEEDKIADRVETDLAARDDYSDYREHY, from the coding sequence ATGGCTTCTTCTCGCCCACCTCCGGCCAAACCCCTCGATCTTGAGCTCACAATCGTCTCCGCCAAGcatctcaaaaatgtcaattggAAAAACGGCGGCGATCTCAAACCCTACGCCGTTTTCTGGGTCGATCCTGATCGTCGCCTCGCCACCAAATCCGACGATTCTGGTTCAACCCAACCCGTCTGGAACGAGCGCTTCACTCTCCCACTCACCGCCTCACTCCACGATTCCTTCCTCACCCTCGAAATCTTCCATTCCAAACCCTCCGAGACCCCCAAACCCTTGGTTGGCACCCTCCGGGTCCCGATCAAGGACCTACCCGACCCGAACGATTCGACCCAGATTCGTACCTTCGTCCTTACCCGTCCTTCGGGTCGTCCTCAAGGTAAGATCCGTATAAAGCTCGCCGTACGGGAACGCCCTTTGCCGCCAGACTACCATATTACCCATCAACCAAACTATTTCTACTCCAGTGCTCCTTTGCCTCCACCTCCGAACCCTACACGCGATTACAGAGGATACTCGCCCTCACCATACTCATCTCCGGCTCCGGCTCAAGCTCCATCTCCGACCCCTTCTCCGCCTCCGCCGCCCTACCACTACACCTCGTATCCGGATGCTTATTCTGGGTATTATCCAGGGTACTACTCAAGCGCCCCGCCTCCGCCGATGCCACCAAGACCGTTCTTTGATCGGCCCATGAGCTACGGTGGTCCCAGTGGACCTTCTGCTCCGGTGGATTACTCGCCGTACGATCAGAAGCCCAAGACTGGGAAGATGGGGTTGGGGACGGGATTGGCTGTGGGAGCTGTTGCTGGAGCTTTGGGTGGAATCGCACTAGAAGAGGGTTTGAAATACGAAGAGGATAAAATTGCAGATAGGGTTGAGACTGACTTGGCTGCTCGTGACGATTACAGTGATTACCGTGAACATTATTGA
- the LOC115697055 gene encoding B3 domain-containing transcription factor VRN1 gives MVSLKFVKIIKNEHSKIQLALPQKFGMLFGDSLASSVSLVLPCGHTWKIGLIKQNDNIILQKDWQKFIQHYGINRQLLIFDYRGNSNFDVFITDDSLCEIDYTHFPFYSDEKKNGKSPVINLTSSEECSSNSDYKGKSMVSEESEDETTRKMKRRNEGAYNTYRDTKAYKQASQFYTNNPSFKRIIRANNNRQYNLRLPDSFVTNHVGSKTQMVSLEVGSRKWDVKLLKCKDSFFFTKGWAAFLEANSLNTGDACVFEFQPREPTSLKVSIIKK, from the exons ATGGTTAGCTTAAAGTTTGTCAAGATTATTAAGAATGAACATTCAAAGATACAACTG GCTCTTCCACAAAAGTTTGGAATGCTTTTTGGAGATTCACTGGCCAGTAGTGTGTCTCTTGTTCTTCCATGTGGCCATACATGGAAGATTGGGTTGATTAAACAAAATGACAACATAATCCTTCAAAAGGATTGGCAAAAATTTATTCAACATTATGGGATAAATAGGCAGCTACTAATATTTGATTATAGAGGGAATTCAAATTTTGATGTTTTCATAACTGATGATAGTTTGTGCGAGATTGATTACACTCACTTTCCTTTCTATTCTGATGAGAAGAAGAATGGTAAATCACCTGTGATTAATTTAACATCAAGTGAGGAGTGCTCTTCTAACTCAGATTACAAAG GCAAATCCATGGTTAGTGAAGAAAGTGAAGATGAGACAACTAGAAAGATGAAGAGGAGGAATGAAGGGGCATATAATACATACAGAGATACTAAAGCTTACAAACAAGCTAGCCAATTCTATACAAACAATCCATCATTCAAAAGAATTATAAGAGCAAACAACAATCGTCAGTATAATCTG CGTCTACCAGATAGTTTCGTTACGAATCATGTTGGATCAAAGACTCAGATGGTATCTCTTGAAGTTGGGAGTAGGAAATGGGATGTGAAACTTCTAAAATGCAAGGATAGCTTCTTTTTTACCAAAGGTTGGGCTGCGTTTCTTGAGGCCAACTCTCTAAACACAGGAGATGCATGCGTTTTCGAGTTTCAGCCTAGGGAGCCAACCTCGCTCAAAGTCTCcatcattaaaaaataa
- the LOC115696261 gene encoding uncharacterized protein LOC115696261, producing the protein MAEEFMNDAMEEEEMGRLVYDDDDEDLLEFDDRWCLVGRFLTKRGVDFQAMQHKMATLWQPGRGMYVKELGPNHFLFQFYHEVDIERVIDGSPWTFDRAPLIFERVTPGANPRSIPLNHLDFWIQLHDITSGFKSERVVRDVGNYIGKFVKSDPNNFAGVWRDYLRVRVTIRVDKPLEQKMKLEKKSGASCKILFKYEDLPTFCFICGVLGHSERFCDRLFETPLHLIDKPYGLELKAAPRRRHYTMGAQWLRSAVVAKAGASSSHGGERGQHNNDTERNPGMENLPANNPNMNIDYGKNPTN; encoded by the coding sequence ATGGCGGAGGAGTTCATGAATGATGCAATGGAGGAGGAAGAGATGGGCAGATTAgtgtatgatgatgatgatgaagatctATTGGAGTTTGACGATCGTTGGTGTCTTGTGGGGAGATTCCTAACCAAACGGGGAGTAGATTTTCAGgctatgcaacataaaatggcCACTCTTTGGCAGCCGGGGAGAGGTATGTATGTCAAAGAACTCGGTCCAAATCATTTTCTCTTTCAATTTTACCATGAGGTGGATATCGAAAGGGTTATCGATGGAAGTCCTTGGACTTTTGATCGAGCACCATTGATTTTTGAAAGGGTGACACCGGGTGCTAATCCGAGATCGATCCCGTTAAACCACCTAGATTTTTGGATTCAACTACATGATATAACATCGGGGTTCAAGTCTGAGAGAGTGGTTCGGGATGTTGGCAATTATATAGGCAAATTTGTTAAGTCCGACCCTAATAATTTTGCGGGTGTGTGGAGGGACTATCTCAGAGTTAGAGTCACAATTCGGGTGGACAAACCTCTCGAACAAAAGATGAAACTGGAAAAGAAGAGCGGTGCTTCCTGCAAGATCCTATTCAAATATGAGGATCTTCCTACATTTTGCTTCATTTGCGGTGTACTTGGCCATTCGGAACGTTTCTGTGATAGGTTGTTTGAGACTCCTCTTCATTTGATTGACAAGCCGTATGGCTTGGAGTTGAAGGCAGCCCCGAGGAGACGACACTACACTATGGGGGCTCAATGGCTCCGATCGGCCGTCGTGGCAAAGGCTGGTGCGTCAAGCTCTCATGGAGGTGAGAGGGGACAACACAATAATGATACAGAGAGAAATCCGGGGATGGAGAATTTGCCAGCAAACAATCCGAATATGAATATAGATTATGGAAAGAATCCCACTAATTAA